Proteins found in one Arthrobacter pascens genomic segment:
- a CDS encoding FhaA domain-containing protein → MGLLDKVERGIEKAVRGVFSTGSKAQVEPVEIASRLRREVDNKALTIAAGRTLAPNVFDVHLSDDDFKRAQDWGTPLAEELCDVVINHVRSQGYTLQGSVRISFRRAEELRAGDFEIKSSTEKSTGTPGKPSPLPNMPAAPSRQPVRLQPVLDIEGQRYSLNAASIVLGRSSEADILVDDTGVSRRHLEIRTANGVTSAVDMGSTNGSYVNGHKVSGSTELTDGSTITMGRTKIIFRLLPANTGGRP, encoded by the coding sequence ATGGGATTGCTGGACAAGGTCGAGCGCGGCATCGAAAAGGCCGTCCGCGGTGTCTTCTCCACTGGCTCGAAGGCACAGGTGGAGCCTGTGGAGATCGCCAGCCGGCTCCGTCGCGAAGTGGACAACAAGGCACTGACCATCGCCGCTGGCCGCACACTGGCCCCCAATGTCTTCGACGTTCATCTCAGCGACGACGACTTCAAGAGGGCCCAGGACTGGGGCACACCGCTGGCCGAGGAACTCTGTGACGTGGTCATCAACCACGTCCGCAGCCAGGGTTACACCCTGCAGGGCTCCGTACGCATTTCATTCCGCCGGGCCGAAGAGCTGCGGGCCGGGGACTTCGAGATCAAATCCTCCACCGAGAAGTCAACGGGTACCCCCGGAAAGCCGTCCCCGCTGCCCAATATGCCTGCCGCACCCAGCCGCCAGCCCGTCCGCCTGCAGCCCGTTCTGGACATCGAAGGCCAGCGGTACTCACTCAACGCCGCGTCCATCGTCCTTGGGCGGTCCTCCGAGGCCGACATCCTGGTTGACGATACCGGCGTATCACGCCGCCACCTCGAAATCCGCACGGCAAACGGCGTGACCAGCGCAGTGGACATGGGCTCCACCAACGGCAGCTACGTCAACGGCCACAAAGTGTCCGGATCCACCGAACTTACTGACGGCTCCACCATCACGATGGGACGGACAAAGATCATATTCCGCCTGCTTCCGGCCAACACTGGCGGCCGCCCATGA
- a CDS encoding FHA domain-containing protein FhaB/FipA: MSELTITALRFGFLLLLWVLIFSIVSAMRRDLMVGRKAAVGTPTARQVRKNPELAAPPQPVKQQAHQLVVTEGPLKGTTIPLAASPILLGRAQEATLVLEDDYASGRHARLFPQGSRWFIEDLGSTNGTYLADQQLTRALPVELGVPVRIGKTVIELRP, from the coding sequence ATGAGCGAACTGACCATTACCGCCCTGCGCTTTGGCTTCCTGCTTCTGCTCTGGGTACTTATCTTCAGCATCGTTTCGGCCATGCGCCGGGATCTGATGGTGGGCCGCAAGGCCGCCGTCGGCACTCCCACGGCGCGCCAGGTCCGCAAGAATCCTGAACTGGCCGCACCGCCACAGCCCGTGAAGCAGCAGGCCCACCAACTGGTGGTCACGGAGGGTCCCCTCAAAGGAACCACCATCCCGCTGGCAGCCAGCCCCATCCTGCTCGGCAGGGCCCAGGAAGCCACCTTGGTGCTGGAAGACGATTATGCCTCCGGCCGTCACGCCAGGCTCTTCCCGCAGGGCAGCCGCTGGTTCATCGAGGATCTGGGGTCCACGAATGGCACCTACCTGGCGGATCAGCAACTTACCCGGGCCCTGCCCGTTGAGCTTGGCGTTCCTGTGAGAATCGGCAAGACGGTCATCGAATTGAGGCCATAG
- a CDS encoding PP2C family protein-serine/threonine phosphatase, whose product MAAPEIPADETKPVERPLIMRYAARSDVGRIRAKNDDSAYVGHHLAVVADGMGGHAGGDVASAATVLDMLHLDHGDYDGDAATVLADEIQTANSLLSELVHINPKLAGMGTTVTALLLAEGKLHFAHIGDSRAYRLRDGVFEQVSVDHTFVQRLIDEGRLRPEDAESHPHKNVLMRVLGDVDASPELDLDALDVKPGERWLLCSDGLNYVAGHVVERTVRETKDLRECVETLVDLTLEAGSPDNVTVVMLEIVEETRDDVNTAAVDLVQSPLVTGAAAGPPAAGAAAQPAAAAAPAGATNPAEAAEEAPAVQKGDSPAKGSAAGAAHGEPARPEAPPSSGDGSAPPASNTPDTSADEPSSSTDPHLGEHLSAEVLRQELASRPHELVGAAATAAESGSIPTIAGRTVARRAATVLTHKAEQPPTDADDSLGEPRPRRWVTWSIAASVLVVLTVGLWLGYAWTQTRYYVGEFDSRVAIYNGVSQRLGPIQLSSLEAVTEIRMDSLPQFSQQRVRQTVPARDLYDAQRIVKNLERTGTTSPADECLTPSPTPGATTATATPAPAPAPVDPAPSPAPVDPAAPPAAPIPSPSPTSVTCEARP is encoded by the coding sequence ATGGCCGCCCCGGAAATTCCCGCAGACGAGACAAAGCCCGTGGAGCGGCCTCTCATCATGCGCTATGCGGCGCGCTCCGATGTGGGCCGCATCCGCGCCAAGAATGACGACTCTGCCTACGTGGGCCACCACCTGGCCGTTGTCGCTGACGGCATGGGTGGGCACGCCGGCGGCGACGTGGCCTCTGCCGCCACCGTCCTGGACATGCTCCACCTTGACCACGGGGATTACGACGGCGACGCCGCCACTGTCCTGGCCGATGAGATCCAGACAGCCAACTCGCTCCTGTCCGAACTGGTGCACATCAACCCCAAGCTTGCCGGAATGGGCACCACCGTCACGGCCCTGCTGCTGGCCGAGGGCAAGCTGCACTTTGCCCACATTGGTGACTCCAGGGCCTACCGCCTGCGCGACGGTGTATTCGAGCAGGTCAGCGTGGACCACACGTTTGTCCAGCGCCTCATCGATGAAGGCCGGCTCCGCCCCGAAGATGCCGAAAGCCACCCGCACAAAAACGTCCTGATGCGCGTCCTCGGAGACGTTGATGCCAGCCCGGAACTGGACCTCGATGCCTTGGACGTCAAGCCCGGCGAACGTTGGCTGCTGTGCTCGGACGGACTCAACTACGTCGCCGGGCATGTCGTGGAGAGGACAGTCCGTGAGACGAAGGACCTGCGCGAATGCGTTGAAACCCTTGTTGACCTGACACTGGAGGCCGGCTCTCCGGACAACGTCACCGTGGTGATGCTGGAGATCGTGGAGGAAACGCGCGACGACGTCAATACCGCCGCCGTCGACCTCGTTCAATCCCCGCTGGTTACCGGGGCTGCGGCTGGACCTCCCGCAGCGGGAGCCGCTGCGCAGCCGGCGGCTGCAGCAGCGCCGGCCGGGGCCACAAACCCCGCCGAAGCGGCCGAAGAGGCCCCTGCTGTGCAGAAAGGGGATTCACCGGCCAAGGGTTCGGCCGCCGGAGCCGCCCACGGCGAACCAGCACGTCCCGAAGCCCCTCCGTCTTCCGGCGATGGATCCGCTCCTCCAGCATCAAATACGCCAGATACCAGCGCTGACGAACCGTCGTCGTCCACCGATCCGCATCTGGGCGAGCACCTTTCAGCCGAAGTCCTGCGGCAGGAGCTGGCCTCACGTCCGCACGAACTGGTGGGCGCGGCGGCCACGGCAGCAGAGTCAGGGTCTATCCCCACCATCGCCGGACGCACCGTTGCCCGCCGGGCCGCCACTGTACTCACGCACAAAGCCGAGCAGCCGCCCACGGACGCCGATGACTCGCTGGGAGAGCCCAGGCCCCGCCGCTGGGTCACCTGGTCCATCGCCGCGTCCGTGCTGGTTGTCCTCACCGTGGGCCTCTGGCTTGGTTACGCCTGGACACAGACCCGCTACTACGTGGGCGAATTCGATTCCCGGGTTGCCATCTACAACGGTGTCTCCCAGCGCCTGGGCCCCATCCAGCTCTCAAGCCTGGAGGCCGTGACAGAAATCCGAATGGATTCACTTCCCCAGTTCTCCCAGCAGCGTGTCCGGCAGACAGTGCCGGCCCGTGACCTTTACGACGCCCAGCGGATCGTTAAGAACCTGGAGCGCACGGGTACGACGTCCCCGGCGGACGAGTGCCTGACGCCTTCTCCAACCCCTGGCGCGACAACGGCCACAGCTACACCGGCGCCTGCGCCGGCACCGGTGGACCCGGCCCCCTCGCCGGCACCGGTTGACCCGGCTGCGCCGCCGGCAGCCCCCATCCCCTCACCAAGTCCCACTTCCGTCACCTGCGAGGCGCGCCCATGA
- a CDS encoding FtsW/RodA/SpoVE family cell cycle protein produces MSQLSTIPKPRRNIELVLLLLALAVDIGANMLVGVDQEKAFDADFWFQSSLLAAASLAFHAVLRIRAKYADPVILPLVVALNGLGLAMIHRLDAPGDDTGNNQLRWTVIAMAVAIAVIWFLKDHRILRRFTYISLAASALLLVLPLIPGISAGEILGAKVWIQLGPMTFQPGEVAKITLAIFFAGYLSSNRDLILLAGRKIGPLQFPRFKDMGPMITAWLVSIGVLIFQRDLGSSVLFFGLFIVMIYVATSRISWVVIGVGLLLGGGFVASRVFSHVGLRIDGWLNAFTDEVYGRQYGGSFQIVEGLFGMANGGLVGTGLGQGRPNLVPFSNSDMIIASFGEELGLVGLFAIVMMFLLLFTRGFRAALGTRDAFGKLLACGLSFAIALQCFVVIGGVTRLIPLTGLTTPFLAAGGSSLLANWIIVGLLLMISHAARGPVDTTPLPPAAGVEANGIDTPTEAVKHL; encoded by the coding sequence ATGAGCCAGCTCAGCACCATACCCAAACCACGGCGGAACATTGAGCTGGTGCTGCTGCTGCTTGCCCTGGCTGTGGATATCGGCGCCAACATGCTGGTGGGAGTGGACCAGGAGAAGGCCTTTGACGCGGACTTCTGGTTCCAGTCGAGCCTGCTGGCAGCCGCGTCCCTCGCATTCCACGCGGTGCTGCGTATCCGCGCGAAGTACGCCGATCCGGTAATACTTCCGCTCGTGGTCGCCCTGAACGGCTTGGGGCTGGCCATGATCCACCGATTGGATGCGCCCGGGGATGACACCGGGAACAACCAGCTGCGGTGGACTGTGATCGCCATGGCAGTGGCCATCGCCGTGATCTGGTTCCTGAAGGACCACCGGATACTCCGCCGCTTCACCTACATCTCCCTCGCAGCCAGCGCACTCCTGCTTGTATTGCCGCTGATCCCCGGAATCTCCGCCGGCGAAATCCTCGGCGCGAAAGTGTGGATCCAGTTGGGGCCCATGACGTTCCAGCCGGGCGAAGTCGCCAAGATCACTCTGGCGATTTTCTTTGCCGGGTATCTGTCCTCCAACCGGGACCTCATCCTGCTGGCAGGACGGAAGATCGGTCCGCTGCAGTTCCCCCGGTTCAAGGACATGGGCCCCATGATTACCGCGTGGCTGGTCAGCATCGGCGTGCTGATCTTCCAGCGGGACCTCGGTTCTTCGGTCCTGTTCTTTGGCCTCTTCATCGTGATGATCTACGTGGCAACCAGCCGCATCAGCTGGGTGGTGATCGGTGTGGGCCTCCTCCTGGGGGGTGGCTTCGTTGCCTCCAGGGTGTTCTCCCACGTGGGACTGCGCATCGACGGTTGGCTGAATGCCTTCACGGACGAGGTCTATGGGCGCCAGTACGGCGGCAGCTTCCAGATAGTGGAGGGGCTGTTCGGCATGGCCAACGGTGGCCTCGTGGGCACCGGCCTGGGCCAGGGCCGCCCCAACCTTGTGCCTTTCTCCAACAGCGACATGATCATTGCCTCGTTCGGCGAAGAGCTGGGGCTGGTCGGTCTGTTTGCCATCGTCATGATGTTCCTGCTGCTGTTCACCCGCGGCTTCAGGGCCGCCCTGGGCACACGGGATGCCTTCGGCAAGCTCCTGGCCTGCGGCCTGTCCTTCGCCATCGCCCTGCAGTGTTTTGTGGTCATCGGTGGCGTCACCCGGCTTATTCCCCTGACCGGACTGACAACGCCGTTCCTGGCGGCCGGTGGTTCATCCCTGCTGGCAAACTGGATCATCGTGGGCCTGCTGCTGATGATTTCGCACGCGGCCCGCGGGCCCGTGGACACCACGCCGTTGCCGCCTGCCGCCGGGGTAGAAGCCAACGGCATTGACACACCTACCGAGGCGGTGAAGCACCTGTGA
- a CDS encoding peptidoglycan D,D-transpeptidase FtsI family protein, whose protein sequence is MNQAIRNSWVAAIAMFALIFGALSYVQVVGADDLKANAWNKRAMLQDYCNDRGAIIVGGAPVAESVEGSEQCKFQRTYTQPELYAGITGYFSQSFGATGLEQTMNEQLAGSSDQLFLDRVGQLFLGNQPKGASVELTIDPELQKLAYDLIPDGQRGSIVVTNPKTGAILAMVSKPSYNPNLIATQDTAAEAANYSELNKIPGINLNQNVSGPSGELLAPGSVFKLVDTAAALNSGKYNKDSVLDNPAEMSFPGIQYKLPNYAGGNCYTRSTATFAFALQQSCNTPFATIARDLGQEAIADQAKKFGFDQGMGDQLRLGYATSVFPTDLDAAGLAQSAIGQRDVRATPLQIALMTAAIANGGVQMSPNLVKTVRSPDLRVIDEPDPKALRTSTTPEIARQITEWMTSVVTEGIARSAAVPGVQVAGKTGTAELGNGLNNSWFTGFAPANNPQVGVTIVMEGVDITTGAKLTSPNAKKIFEAVLNK, encoded by the coding sequence GTGAACCAGGCCATCAGAAATTCATGGGTCGCAGCGATCGCCATGTTCGCGCTGATCTTCGGTGCGCTCAGCTACGTCCAGGTAGTAGGCGCCGACGACCTCAAAGCCAACGCATGGAACAAGCGCGCCATGCTGCAGGATTACTGCAACGACCGCGGAGCCATCATCGTGGGCGGCGCGCCCGTGGCCGAGTCGGTCGAAGGTTCGGAACAGTGCAAGTTCCAGAGGACGTACACGCAGCCCGAGCTCTACGCCGGGATTACGGGCTACTTCTCCCAGAGCTTCGGTGCCACCGGGCTGGAACAGACCATGAATGAACAGCTTGCGGGCAGTTCGGACCAGCTGTTCCTTGACCGCGTCGGCCAGCTGTTCCTGGGCAACCAGCCCAAGGGCGCGTCGGTGGAACTCACCATCGATCCCGAACTCCAGAAGTTGGCCTACGACCTCATCCCGGACGGCCAGCGCGGCTCGATTGTGGTCACCAACCCCAAGACCGGCGCCATCCTGGCCATGGTGTCCAAGCCGTCCTACAACCCCAACCTCATCGCCACCCAGGACACCGCCGCGGAAGCCGCCAACTATTCCGAGCTGAATAAGATCCCCGGCATCAACCTGAACCAGAACGTGAGCGGCCCCAGCGGGGAGCTGCTCGCGCCCGGCTCCGTATTCAAACTCGTGGACACCGCCGCGGCGCTGAACTCCGGCAAGTACAACAAGGACAGTGTGCTGGACAATCCGGCGGAAATGTCATTCCCCGGGATCCAGTACAAGCTCCCCAACTATGCCGGCGGCAACTGCTATACCCGGAGTACGGCTACCTTCGCGTTCGCGCTGCAGCAGTCCTGCAACACACCGTTCGCCACCATTGCCCGCGATCTCGGCCAGGAGGCCATTGCAGATCAGGCCAAAAAGTTTGGCTTCGACCAGGGCATGGGCGACCAGCTGCGCCTGGGCTATGCCACGAGCGTGTTCCCCACAGACCTGGACGCGGCGGGCCTGGCCCAGTCGGCCATCGGCCAGCGGGACGTCCGCGCCACGCCTCTGCAGATTGCCCTTATGACGGCGGCCATCGCCAACGGCGGCGTCCAGATGAGCCCCAACCTGGTCAAGACGGTACGCTCCCCTGATCTCCGGGTGATCGACGAACCCGATCCGAAGGCCCTCCGCACCTCCACCACCCCGGAAATCGCCAGGCAGATAACCGAATGGATGACCAGTGTGGTGACAGAAGGAATCGCCCGCAGCGCAGCCGTTCCTGGTGTCCAGGTGGCCGGCAAGACCGGCACTGCAGAACTGGGCAACGGCCTGAATAACTCGTGGTTCACCGGGTTCGCCCCGGCAAACAACCCGCAGGTGGGTGTCACCATCGTCATGGAGGGCGTGGACATCACCACCGGCGCAAAGCTAACCAGTCCGAACGCAAAGAAGATTTTTGAGGCGGTGTTGAATAAGTGA
- a CDS encoding protein kinase domain-containing protein, with translation MRPTTGITLGGRFQLTTRIAIGGMGEVWKAKDLILGRIVAIKVLKEEYTGDPGFLQRFRAEARHTALLNHVGIANVFDYGEEEGSAYLVMELVPGQPLSSIIEHEQVLSPDRTLSMIAQTARALSVAHAQGLVHRDIKPGNLLIMPDGRVKVTDFGIARLADQVPLTQTGQVMGTAQYLAPEQATGQTATGSSDIYSLGVIGYECLTGRRPFSGESQIAIALAQVNDAPPPLPDTLAKPVRALLMSMLSKDPKNRPANAIKLSEAAEAIRHGDIDAAHAAVPGMLLFEATTGPITAPVDVPTAPTGVIGDRNDSSTTATSALPVLGAGAAGAAAGLAAGAAPANAAGTGAGSTLSRADALAAERSWVQDEQTYDEEPADEPERRGRSPWTWPLIALILLVLFALVGFFLTQQGILFPSKDATSSSAASSPPSTSASPTTTSASPTPTPSITTPTPAPTPTTVNIISAAYLGKDYRQVQSTLETMGLSVRVIPQQSTEAAGTVLQVNPTGTVPKGSEVTVVYAVPIPAPSTPSAPPTSPSSSPTTSALPDCTPGQLPGVPPTCKP, from the coding sequence GTGAGGCCTACAACGGGAATCACCCTCGGCGGCAGATTCCAGCTGACCACGCGGATTGCGATCGGCGGTATGGGAGAGGTCTGGAAAGCCAAGGACCTCATCCTGGGCAGGATCGTCGCCATCAAGGTGCTGAAAGAGGAATACACCGGCGATCCCGGTTTCCTCCAGCGGTTCCGCGCCGAGGCCCGTCACACTGCGCTGCTGAACCACGTGGGCATCGCCAATGTCTTTGACTATGGCGAGGAAGAAGGTTCGGCGTACCTGGTGATGGAACTGGTCCCCGGCCAGCCGCTGAGCAGCATCATTGAGCATGAGCAGGTGCTGTCGCCGGACCGTACGCTCTCCATGATCGCCCAGACAGCCCGCGCCCTGTCGGTCGCCCATGCCCAGGGTCTGGTACATCGCGACATCAAGCCGGGCAACCTGCTGATCATGCCGGATGGCCGCGTCAAGGTCACCGACTTCGGCATAGCCCGCCTGGCTGACCAGGTCCCGCTCACGCAGACGGGACAGGTGATGGGCACCGCCCAGTACCTCGCTCCGGAACAGGCAACCGGCCAAACCGCCACAGGATCTTCGGATATCTACTCCCTGGGCGTGATCGGCTACGAGTGCCTTACCGGTCGCCGGCCATTCTCGGGCGAGTCCCAGATTGCCATTGCCCTGGCCCAGGTCAACGACGCGCCGCCACCGCTGCCGGATACGCTTGCCAAGCCTGTCCGTGCGCTCCTGATGTCCATGCTTTCCAAGGATCCCAAGAACCGTCCAGCCAACGCCATCAAGCTTTCCGAGGCCGCCGAGGCCATCCGTCACGGCGACATCGACGCTGCCCACGCCGCCGTCCCTGGGATGCTCCTTTTCGAGGCGACCACCGGTCCCATCACTGCTCCGGTGGATGTTCCCACAGCGCCCACGGGCGTTATCGGCGATCGGAACGACAGTTCGACGACGGCGACCTCCGCCTTGCCCGTGCTCGGCGCCGGAGCTGCGGGTGCGGCAGCCGGTCTGGCTGCAGGTGCTGCGCCTGCCAACGCCGCCGGCACCGGTGCCGGGAGTACGCTGTCGCGCGCGGACGCGCTGGCTGCTGAGCGCAGCTGGGTCCAGGACGAGCAAACATACGACGAGGAACCTGCTGATGAGCCCGAGCGCCGCGGCCGCAGTCCCTGGACCTGGCCCCTCATTGCCCTGATTTTGCTGGTCTTGTTCGCTCTGGTGGGCTTCTTCCTCACGCAGCAGGGCATCCTTTTCCCTTCCAAGGACGCAACCAGCAGTTCGGCGGCAAGCAGCCCGCCGTCCACCAGCGCCAGCCCGACAACAACCTCTGCGTCGCCCACTCCCACTCCCAGCATCACCACACCCACGCCGGCACCCACACCCACCACGGTGAACATCATTTCCGCGGCGTATCTCGGCAAGGATTACCGCCAGGTCCAGTCAACCCTGGAAACGATGGGGCTATCGGTCAGGGTGATTCCGCAGCAGAGCACCGAAGCGGCCGGGACAGTGCTCCAGGTCAACCCCACGGGAACTGTCCCCAAGGGGTCGGAAGTGACCGTCGTCTACGCCGTACCCATCCCCGCACCGAGCACGCCGTCGGCTCCGCCGACGTCTCCTTCCAGCTCACCAACAACGTCCGCCCTTCCCGACTGCACCCCTGGCCAACTGCCCGGGGTACCTCCAACCTGCAAGCCATAG
- the pknB gene encoding Stk1 family PASTA domain-containing Ser/Thr kinase: MNDSPRTPSHREDSLPVDNQRVLSGRYELGGLIGRGGMADVHRGVDARLGRTVAVKLLRPDMARDPQFQARFKREAQSVAALNHPSIVAIYDTGEHTVPDGSEDSVRVPYIVMEFVEGKTLRDLIRAKEVSIDQAIDFCLGVLSALEYSHKAGIVHRDIKPANVMYCEASNSVKVMDFGIARAMADSSATMTQTQAVVGTAQYLSPEQARGETVDARSDLYSAACLLYEMLTARPPFVGDSPVSVAYQHVREIPEPASSVNPEISEALDSVLAKALQKNRADRFQDAAAFRRALRAARAGVPVPELAAAEAPTDPNDHVPTPERTPATEAFAFTGASFLDDAPTGRLRMTGNTVGVGERLPAHSAAAYEPSEADELPLDLPPERERTPRQQSRRRAWITTLVIFTLLVLTGGGLWVYTIVNRPAPAAPKVEIPAVASMTESAALQELYGANLRPQIKRTQHETVPKGTAIGTDPAAGASLDPNSEVVLNISEGPSVVKIPENLPGQTEAAARDVLRQSGLVGAQSTTMANSATVPSGRVITTSPAPGQMVVPGSTVEIVVSTGKVAMPELRGRPRAEAEAALKELGLVPNVQEVENSQVEAGRVTDQSDPVNTAVEQGKTINIVVAKEPPPPPTPSPTPTPTPTKKLLGS, translated from the coding sequence ATGAATGACTCGCCTCGTACCCCGTCGCACCGGGAGGACAGCCTCCCGGTGGATAACCAGCGTGTCCTCAGCGGGCGCTACGAACTTGGCGGTCTCATTGGCCGTGGCGGCATGGCGGACGTTCACCGGGGAGTGGATGCCCGGCTGGGCCGCACCGTTGCCGTCAAGCTGCTGCGCCCCGATATGGCCCGGGATCCGCAGTTCCAGGCCCGCTTCAAGCGCGAGGCCCAGTCCGTTGCGGCGCTGAACCACCCATCCATCGTGGCCATCTATGACACGGGCGAGCACACCGTTCCTGACGGTTCGGAGGACAGCGTCCGGGTGCCCTATATTGTGATGGAGTTCGTCGAAGGCAAGACCCTCCGGGACCTTATCCGGGCCAAGGAAGTCAGCATCGACCAGGCGATCGATTTCTGCCTGGGCGTCCTCTCAGCCCTTGAGTACAGCCACAAGGCCGGTATTGTGCACCGGGACATCAAACCAGCCAACGTGATGTACTGTGAGGCGTCCAACTCGGTGAAGGTCATGGACTTCGGGATTGCCCGGGCCATGGCGGATTCCTCGGCCACCATGACGCAGACGCAGGCAGTGGTGGGAACAGCGCAGTACCTCTCGCCTGAGCAGGCCCGGGGTGAAACCGTCGATGCCCGCAGCGACCTGTATTCGGCCGCATGCCTGCTCTACGAAATGCTTACGGCCCGTCCGCCGTTCGTGGGCGACAGCCCTGTGTCTGTCGCGTACCAGCACGTCCGTGAAATTCCGGAACCGGCCAGCAGCGTGAATCCGGAGATTTCCGAGGCCTTGGACAGTGTCCTGGCCAAGGCGCTCCAGAAAAACCGTGCGGACCGTTTCCAGGATGCCGCGGCTTTCCGGCGTGCCCTGCGCGCCGCCCGGGCAGGCGTACCGGTCCCGGAGCTGGCGGCTGCGGAAGCCCCTACCGATCCGAACGACCACGTCCCGACGCCGGAGCGCACGCCCGCAACGGAAGCGTTCGCTTTTACCGGTGCCAGCTTCCTGGATGATGCGCCCACCGGCAGGCTGCGCATGACCGGCAATACCGTGGGTGTCGGAGAAAGGCTGCCTGCCCACTCGGCTGCGGCGTATGAGCCCTCGGAGGCGGACGAACTTCCCCTGGACCTCCCGCCGGAACGTGAGCGGACGCCGAGGCAGCAGTCACGGCGTCGTGCCTGGATCACAACTCTGGTGATATTCACCCTGCTGGTCCTGACCGGTGGCGGACTGTGGGTCTACACCATCGTGAACCGGCCGGCTCCTGCCGCTCCCAAGGTGGAAATCCCGGCGGTGGCCTCCATGACGGAATCTGCGGCGCTGCAGGAGCTGTATGGCGCCAACCTGCGCCCGCAGATCAAACGCACGCAGCATGAAACAGTGCCCAAGGGGACAGCCATCGGCACGGATCCCGCAGCCGGTGCCTCACTGGATCCCAATTCCGAGGTGGTGCTGAACATCTCCGAGGGCCCAAGCGTGGTCAAGATTCCGGAGAACCTGCCCGGCCAGACAGAGGCTGCCGCCCGCGATGTCCTGCGCCAAAGCGGCCTGGTGGGTGCCCAGTCAACCACCATGGCCAACAGTGCCACCGTGCCTTCGGGCAGAGTAATCACCACCAGTCCCGCGCCTGGGCAGATGGTGGTTCCCGGAAGCACGGTGGAGATCGTGGTTTCCACCGGCAAGGTGGCCATGCCTGAGCTCCGTGGCCGCCCGCGGGCTGAAGCTGAGGCCGCGCTCAAGGAGCTGGGCCTGGTGCCCAACGTCCAGGAAGTAGAGAACTCCCAAGTGGAGGCGGGCAGGGTGACGGATCAGAGCGACCCCGTCAACACCGCCGTCGAGCAGGGCAAGACGATCAACATTGTGGTGGCGAAGGAGCCGCCGCCACCACCAACGCCGTCTCCCACCCCGACGCCGACTCCCACCAAGAAGCTCCTCGGCTCCTAA
- a CDS encoding anthranilate synthase component II has product MTTTKILVIDNYDSFVYTLVGYLQELGAETTVVRNDDVTLAEAIEMAGTRDGILISPGPGNPAEAGVCIELIKWCGGNNKPMFGVCLGHQALAEAYGGKVTHAPELMHGKTSLVEHSGTSVFVGLPSPVTATRYHSLAAVRETIPDVLEITAETSSGVVMGLQHRTAPLCGVQFHPESVLTEGGYQMLGNWLESLGMAGAASRAAKLSPLIQH; this is encoded by the coding sequence ATGACCACAACTAAGATCCTCGTCATAGACAACTACGACAGCTTTGTCTATACCCTGGTGGGCTACCTCCAGGAGCTCGGCGCCGAGACCACCGTGGTGCGCAATGACGACGTGACGCTCGCTGAGGCCATCGAGATGGCCGGCACCCGCGATGGCATCCTCATCTCACCCGGTCCGGGTAACCCCGCGGAGGCCGGCGTGTGCATCGAACTGATCAAGTGGTGCGGCGGGAACAACAAGCCGATGTTCGGTGTCTGCCTGGGCCACCAGGCACTGGCCGAGGCCTATGGCGGCAAAGTGACCCACGCCCCGGAGCTGATGCACGGCAAAACGTCGCTGGTGGAGCACAGCGGCACCAGCGTTTTTGTCGGCCTCCCCTCCCCCGTCACCGCCACCCGCTACCATTCGCTGGCGGCGGTCCGGGAGACAATCCCGGATGTCCTGGAGATCACGGCGGAAACGTCCTCCGGCGTGGTGATGGGCCTGCAGCACCGCACTGCGCCGTTGTGCGGCGTGCAGTTCCATCCGGAGTCCGTGTTGACCGAGGGCGGCTACCAGATGCTGGGTAACTGGCTGGAGTCGCTGGGGATGGCCGGAGCGGCTTCTCGGGCTGCCAAGCTGAGCCCGCTCATCCAGCACTGA